From the genome of Amycolatopsis sp. NBC_01488, one region includes:
- a CDS encoding MFS transporter, producing the protein MAERRTYSIAELGPRYKWIALSNTTLGMLIATINSSIVLIALPDIFKGIGINPLEPANTSYLLWMIMGFLVVTAVLVVSFGRLGDMYGRARMYNLGFAVFTVSSIMLAVTWFGGDAAALWLIGWRIVQGVGGAFLMANSSAILTDAFPANQRGLALGMNGVAAIAGSFLGLVVGGVLAPVDWNLIFLVSVPFGVIGTIWAYLKLHDTGIRKHARMDWWGNITFAVGLIAVLIGITYGIQPYGSSPTGWGSPMVLSCLIGGVAVLVAFVIIETKVDNPLFRLSLFKIRSFTWGNIANLTASLGRGGLQFILIIWLQGIWLPQHGYTFEQTPLWAGIYMLPMTVGFLLAAPTSGILADRIGSRLLASSGLFITAVTFLLLIILPVNFDYWAFAAILLINGIGMGMFSSPNRAEVMNSLPADARGSGAGMMTTFQNAAMVLSIGFFFSLIISGLSSSLPSTMHDGLLAHGVPEAAASQVANLPAVAVLFAAFLGYNPIQQLLGGQLSSLPPDQASFLTGRSFFPNLISGPFQSGLAVAFGFAIAVCLIGAVASLLTKDARPEDRESVGEELAAVAGESSGGPSELVSPASER; encoded by the coding sequence CCTCGATCGTGCTGATCGCGCTCCCGGACATCTTCAAGGGCATCGGCATCAACCCCCTCGAGCCGGCCAACACGAGCTACCTGCTGTGGATGATCATGGGCTTCCTCGTGGTCACCGCCGTGCTGGTGGTGAGCTTCGGGCGGCTCGGCGACATGTACGGCCGCGCGAGGATGTACAACCTCGGCTTCGCCGTCTTCACCGTGTCTTCCATCATGCTGGCCGTCACTTGGTTCGGCGGCGACGCGGCCGCGCTGTGGCTGATCGGCTGGCGGATCGTGCAGGGCGTCGGCGGCGCCTTCCTGATGGCGAACTCCTCGGCGATCCTCACCGACGCCTTCCCGGCCAACCAGCGCGGGCTCGCGCTCGGCATGAACGGCGTCGCGGCCATCGCGGGCTCGTTCCTCGGCCTGGTCGTCGGCGGCGTGCTCGCCCCGGTCGACTGGAACCTGATCTTCCTCGTGTCGGTGCCCTTCGGCGTGATCGGCACGATCTGGGCGTACCTCAAGCTGCACGACACCGGCATCCGCAAGCACGCGCGGATGGACTGGTGGGGCAACATCACCTTCGCCGTCGGCCTGATCGCCGTCTTGATCGGCATCACCTACGGCATCCAGCCCTACGGCTCGTCGCCGACCGGCTGGGGCAGCCCGATGGTGCTGAGCTGCCTGATCGGCGGCGTCGCGGTGCTGGTCGCGTTCGTGATCATCGAGACCAAGGTCGACAACCCGCTGTTCCGGCTGTCACTGTTCAAGATCCGGTCGTTCACCTGGGGCAACATCGCCAACCTGACCGCGTCGCTCGGGCGCGGCGGGCTCCAGTTCATCCTGATCATCTGGCTGCAGGGCATCTGGCTGCCGCAGCACGGCTACACGTTCGAGCAGACGCCGCTGTGGGCGGGCATCTACATGCTCCCGATGACGGTCGGCTTCCTGCTGGCCGCGCCGACGTCGGGCATCCTCGCCGACCGGATCGGCAGCCGCCTGCTCGCCTCGAGTGGCCTGTTCATCACGGCCGTGACGTTCCTGCTGCTGATCATCCTGCCGGTCAACTTCGACTACTGGGCGTTCGCGGCGATCCTGCTGATCAACGGCATCGGCATGGGCATGTTCTCCTCGCCCAACCGCGCCGAGGTGATGAACAGCCTCCCGGCGGACGCGCGCGGCTCCGGCGCGGGCATGATGACGACCTTCCAGAACGCGGCGATGGTCCTGTCGATCGGCTTCTTCTTCAGCCTGATCATCTCGGGCCTGTCGAGCAGCCTCCCGTCGACGATGCACGACGGCCTGCTCGCCCACGGCGTCCCGGAAGCGGCAGCGTCGCAGGTGGCGAACCTGCCGGCGGTGGCGGTGCTGTTCGCGGCGTTCCTGGGCTACAACCCGATCCAGCAGCTCCTGGGCGGCCAGCTGTCGTCGCTGCCGCCGGACCAGGCGTCGTTCCTGACGGGCCGCAGCTTCTTCCCGAACCTGATCTCGGGCCCGTTCCAGTCGGGCCTGGCGGTGGCGTTCGGCTTCGCGATCGCGGTGTGCCTGATCGGCGCGGTGGCATCGTTGCTGACGAAGGACGCGCGCCCGGAGGACCGCGAGTCGGTGGGCGAGGAGTTGGCTGCCGTGGCGGGCGAGTCGAGCGGCGGCCCGAGCGAATTGGTGTCGCCGGCGAGCGAACGCTGA
- a CDS encoding acyltransferase family protein has protein sequence MITHDQYLGTRRFAALDGVRAIAAVLVVVFHYGGPNWERANGWIGVHLFFVLSGFLITTLALREEDRNGRVSLAEFYIRRGFRILPVYYVVLGVVVVFAYFRGMGLRHSGILAALPWNVGFVGEFHQLTMFGQAWTLGVEQKFYLVWPLLAFGVGALGFVKRLSLSLGLVVLMLALIPFMPYAGAYSPILIGCTLAIVLHHRKGFATMRVFTHPVAGLVVAAALVAVQTMFAEIAELLSDDGGSITGTIYILLAALLVPSLVAGGGPLAWVLSRRPMRFVGERSYSLYLMQGVVAVALAGAIPQFAPHRTLTAVAVTIVGLLAADLLYRWVEVPMIDVGRRIIARRRAKKTLPVPAVAEPALAAA, from the coding sequence ATGATCACGCACGACCAATACCTGGGCACCCGAAGATTCGCCGCTCTCGACGGAGTCCGGGCCATCGCGGCCGTGCTCGTCGTCGTCTTCCACTACGGCGGGCCGAACTGGGAGCGGGCCAACGGCTGGATCGGCGTGCACCTCTTCTTCGTGCTCTCCGGGTTCCTGATCACCACGCTCGCCCTGCGTGAAGAGGACCGCAACGGCCGGGTCTCCCTGGCGGAGTTCTACATCCGGCGGGGGTTCCGCATCCTCCCCGTCTACTACGTCGTCCTCGGCGTGGTCGTCGTCTTCGCCTACTTCCGAGGCATGGGCCTGCGGCACAGCGGGATCCTCGCCGCGCTTCCGTGGAACGTCGGCTTCGTCGGCGAATTCCACCAGCTGACCATGTTCGGCCAGGCCTGGACGCTCGGCGTCGAGCAGAAGTTCTACCTCGTCTGGCCGCTGCTCGCATTCGGCGTCGGCGCGCTCGGCTTCGTGAAGCGCCTGAGCCTCTCCCTCGGGCTCGTCGTCCTCATGCTCGCTCTGATCCCCTTCATGCCCTACGCCGGCGCGTACTCGCCGATCCTCATCGGCTGCACGCTGGCGATCGTGCTGCACCACCGCAAGGGCTTCGCCACGATGCGGGTGTTCACCCACCCCGTCGCCGGGCTGGTGGTCGCCGCTGCGCTGGTCGCGGTCCAGACCATGTTCGCCGAGATCGCCGAGCTGCTCAGCGACGACGGCGGCTCGATCACCGGCACGATCTACATCCTGCTCGCCGCGTTGCTGGTGCCGTCGCTGGTCGCCGGGGGCGGGCCGCTGGCCTGGGTCCTGTCGCGGCGGCCGATGCGGTTCGTCGGGGAGCGCTCGTACTCGCTGTACCTCATGCAGGGCGTCGTCGCGGTGGCGCTCGCGGGCGCGATCCCGCAGTTCGCTCCGCACCGGACGCTCACCGCGGTCGCCGTGACGATCGTCGGGCTGCTGGCCGCCGACCTGCTCTACCGCTGGGTCGAGGTCCCGATGATCGACGTCGGGCGCCGGATCATCGCCCGCCGCCGCGCCAAGAAGACCCTGCCGGTGCCCGCGGTCGCCGAACCCGCGCTCGCCGCGGCCTGA